Proteins from a genomic interval of Vigna radiata var. radiata cultivar VC1973A unplaced genomic scaffold, Vradiata_ver6 scaffold_379, whole genome shotgun sequence:
- the LOC106780216 gene encoding uncharacterized protein LOC106780216, which translates to MDVYISDQFIPPEFKMYDGTTDLEAHVKSFTNAMAFRTGCDAIWCRAFSLSLEGEALEWFNSLPNDSIENSRAWQGKDESLKASMDRYQKTVQRVKNISLKLVVQYVMHALRPGLFKGSVYRPPPKTMEELRQRAEDEVRVKDMKQNYRRKKQEAKADRTDGKKEG; encoded by the exons ATGGACGTCTACATATCTGACCAATTCATCCCACCAGAGTTCAAGATGTATGACGGGACGACTGACCTTGAAGCACACGTGAAATCCTTCACTAACGCTATGGCCTTTCGCACCGGGTGCGATGCTATTTGGTGTCGAGCGTTCTCTCTATCCCTTGAGGGAGAAGCCCTGGAGTGGTTCAATTCTCTCCCAAATGATTCTATCGAAAATTCAAGAGCTTGG CAAGGCAAGGACGAGTCGCTCAAGGCCTCTATGGATCGATACCAGAAAACCGTACAGCGAGTTAAGAATATCAGCCTCAAGCTGGTCGTCCAGTATGTAATGCACGCCTTAAGGCCCGGCCTATTCAAGGGCAGCGTCTATCGCCCCCCTCCTAAGACCATGGAGGAATTGCGTCAACGCGCGGAGGACGAAGTTCGGGTAAAGGATATGAAGCAAAATTACCGAAGAAAAAAGCAAGAAGCGAAGGCAGATAGGACCGACGGAAAGAAAGAAGGCTAA